The proteins below are encoded in one region of Oncorhynchus nerka isolate Pitt River linkage group LG15, Oner_Uvic_2.0, whole genome shotgun sequence:
- the LOC135559954 gene encoding zinc finger protein ZFP2-like, with the protein MSSLSYSFPAKEEEVGWTEKEDLNIVVKEDEEVKDEKEPFGVKEEEGIEAVTVEEEEEVEAFRIKKEEEEAITLKEEDDVTVKYEKEPLGVKHEEGIEAVTVEEEVEAFRMKKEEITLKEEDEYFIVKEEKGHFGVKDEEETRDLINTTGEIPDSHPDCWKSPDPETTKPARPYHCSQCGKRFIQSSHLKEHERIHTGEQPFQCSQCGKGFTNVGNLKTHEMTHTGEKPFHCSQCGKRFTQLGNLKTHEMTHTGEKPYHCSHCGKSFRHSGHLKVHERTHTGEKPYQCSQCGKGFGHSWHLKVHERTHTGEKPYQCSQCGKGFGHSWHLKVHERTHTGEKPYQCSHCGKRFIQSLHLKEHKRKHTGEKPFQCSQCGKSFIQSSHLKEHKRIHTGEKPFQCSECGKTFSQIGQLKYHERKHTGEKPHHCSQCGKGFRYSGHLKVHERTHTGEKPYQCSQCGKDFRHSGHLKDHEKIHTGEQPFQCSLCGKSFTHLGNLKMHEMTHTGEKPFHCSHCVKVLPS; encoded by the exons ATGAGCTCACTAAGCTACTCCTTCCCTGCTAAAGAAGAAGAGGTCGGATGGACGGAGAAAGAAGATCTGAACATTGTCGTGAAAGAAGACGAGGAAGTGAAAGACGAGAAAGAGCcttttggagtgaaagaggaagaggggatagaggctgtcacagtggaagaagaggaggaggtagaagcTTTCAGAAtcaaaaaggaggaagaggaggctatcACATTGAAAGAAGAGGATGATGTTACCGTGAAATACGAGAAAGAGCCTTTAGGAGTGAAACACGAAGAAGGAATAGAGGCTGTCACAGTGGAAGAGGAGGTAGAAGCTTtcagaatgaaaaaggaggaaATCACATTGAAAGAAGAAGATGAGTATTTTATAGTGAAAGAAGAGAAAGGACATTTTGGAGTGAAAGACGAAGAGGAGACTAGAGATCTGATTAACACTA CAGGAGAGATACCAGACTCTCACCCTGACTGTTGGAAGAGTCCAGACCCAGAGACGACCAAACCAGCAAGACCATACcactgttcccagtgtggaaagagatttATTCAGTCATCGCATTTGAAagaacatgagagaatacacacaggagaacagccattccaatgttcccagtgtggaaagggttttacaaATGTAGGGAACCTGAAAACGCATGAGATGACACACACGGGAGAGAAGCCtttccactgctcccagtgtggaaaacGTTTTACCCAGTTAGGGAATTTGAAAACACATGAGATGACACACACAGGCGAGAAGCCTTATCACTGCTCCcattgtggaaagagttttagacACTCGGGACATCTTAAAGTACATgaaagaacacacactggagagaagccctaccaatgctcccagtgtggaaagggtTTTGGACACTCATGGCATCTTAAAGTGCATgaaagaacacacactggagagaagccgtatcaatgctcccagtgtggaaagggtTTTGGGCACTCATGGCATCTTAAAGTGCATgaaagaacacacactggagagaagccataTCAATGCTCTCACTGTGGAAAGAGATTTATCCAGTCATTGCACCTGAAAGAGCATAAGAgaaaacacacaggagagaagcctttccaatgttctcagtgtggaaagagttttatccAGTCATCGCATCTGAAAGAGCATAAGaggatacacacaggagagaagcctttccaaTGCTCTGAGTGTGGAAAGACTTTTAGCCAGATAGGGCAGCTGAAATATCATGAAAGAAAACATACAGGGGAAAAGCCTcatcactgctcccagtgtggaaagggtTTCAGATACTCAGGGCATCTAAAAGTGCATgaaagaacacacactggagagaagccgtatcaatgctcccagtgtggaaaggatTTTAGACACTCCGGGCATCTTAAAGATCATGagaaaatacacacaggagaacaACCATTCCAATGCTCtctgtgtggaaagagttttacccatTTAGGGAACCTGAAAATGCATGAgatgacacacacaggagagaagccttttcACTGCTCCCACTGTGTAAAAGTTTTACCCAGTTAG